Below is a genomic region from Argopecten irradians isolate NY chromosome 14, Ai_NY, whole genome shotgun sequence.
TGTGTCGTGTTGTTATATATGGATACCCACAATGTGTGTCGTGTTGTTTATATGAGTATCCAcaatgtgtgtgtgttgttttattatggaTACCCAcaatgtgtgttgtgttgttatatatgaGTATCCACAATGTAtgtgtgttgttatttatgAGTGTCCACAATGGGTGTCGTGTGGTTAGATGTATGAGTGTCCACAATGTGTGTCGTGTTGTTATATATGAGTGTCCACAATGTGTGCCGTGTTGTTATAGATGGGTATCCACAATGTGTGTCGTGTTGTTATATATGAGTATCCATAATGTGTGTCTTGTTGTTATATATGAGTATCCAcaatgtgtgttgtgttgttatatatgtatcCACATGTGTTCgtgttgttatatatgtatccacaatgtgtgttgtgttgttatatatgaGTATCCACAATGTGTGTCGTGTTGTTATATATGAGTATCCAcaatgtgtgttgtgttgttatatatgggtatccacaatgtgtgttgtgttgttatatatgaGTATCCACAATGTGTGTCGTGTTGTTATATATGAGTATCCAcaatgtgtgttgtgttgttatatatgaGTATCCACAATGTATGTCGTGTTGTTATTTATGAGTGTCCACAATGTGTGTCGTGTTGTTAGATGTGAGTTCCACAATGTGTGTCGTGTTGTTATATATGAGTATCCACAATGTGTGTCATGTTGTTATATATGAGTATCCACAATGTGTGTCGTGTTGTTATATATGGGTATCCACAATTGTGTGTCGTGTTGTTATTATATGGGTATCCAcaatgtgtgttgtgttgttatatatgggtatccacaatgtgtgttgtgttgttatatatgaGTATCCACAATGTGTGTCGTGTTGTTATATATGAGTATCCACAATGTGTGTCGTGTTGTTATATATGAGTATCCACAATGTGTGTCGTGTTGTTATATATGGGTATCCACAATGTGTGTCGTGTTGTTATATATGGGTATCCACAATGTGTCTCGTGTTGTTATATATGGGTATCCACAATGTGTGTCGTGTTGTTATATATGGGTATCCAcaatgtgtgttgtgttgttatatatgaGTATCCACAATGTATGTCGTGTTGTTATTTATGAGTGTCCacaatgtgtgtgtgtggttatatgTGAGTGTCCACAATGTGTGTCGTGTTGTTATATATGGGTGTCCACAATGTGTGTCGTGTTGTTATATATGGGTATCCACAATGTGTGTCGTGTTGTTATATATGAGTATCCACAATGTGTGTCATGTTGTTATATATGAGTATCCACAATGTGTGTCGTTGTTATATATGAGTATCCACAATGTGTGTCGTGTTGTTATATATGGGTATCCACAATGTGTGTCGTGTTGTTATATATGGGTATCCACAATGTGTGTCGTGTTGTTATATATGAGTATCCACATTGTGTGTCGTGTTGTTATGTATGGGTATCCAcaatgtgtgttgtgttgttatatatgagtatccacaatgtgtgttgtgttgttatatatgggtatccacaatgtgtgttgtgttgttatatatgaGTATCCACAATGTGTGTCGTGTTGTTATATATGAGTATCCAcaatgtgtgttgtgttgttatatatgaGTATCCACAATGTGTGTCGTGTTGTTATATATGAGTATCCAcaatgtgtgttgtgttgttatatatgggtatccacaatgtgtgttgtgttgttatatatgggtatccacaatgtgtgttgtgttgttatatatgagtatccacaatgtgtgttgtgttgttatatatgaGTATCCACAATGTGTGTCGTGTTGTTATATATGAGTATCCAcaatgtgtgttgtgttgttatgtatgggtatccacaatgtgtgtcgtgttgttatatatgagtatccacaatgtgtgttgtgttgttatatatgagtatccacaatgtgtgttgtgttgttatatatgagtatccacaatgtgtgttgtgttgttatgtatgggtatccacaatgtgtgttgtgttgttatatatggGTATCCACAATGTGTGTCGTGTTGTTATATATGGGTATCCAcaatgtgtgttgtgttgttgtgtatggTATCCACAATGTGTGTCGTGTTGTTATATATGGGTATCCACAATGTGTGTCGTGTTGTTATATATGAGTATCCACAATGTGTGTCGTGTTGTTATATATGAGTATCCAcaatgtgtgttgtgttgttatatatgagtatccacaatgtgtgttgtgttgttatatatgagtatccacaatgtgtgttgtgttgttatatatggGTATCCACAATGTGTGTCGTGTTGTTATATATGAGTATCCACAATATGTGTCGTGTTGTTACATTTGTGACAATGTGTGTCGTGTTTTATAGATGAATATCCACAATGTGTGTCATGTTGTTATATATGGGTATCCAAAGTGTGTATTGCGTTTTTATATGAGTGTCCACAATGTTATATATGAGTATCCGCAATGTTATATATGACTATCCGCAATGTCTGTCGTGTTGTTTCTGCCACCACTCGGTGCTGCGACAGTTATATCCTCTTCTATGACATATTCTCTTATTAGCGCTTTCTTGTTAAATCTTGTTTGTAGCGCCATCTGAAAgcagaaacaatttttttttatttttctaaacgTTTACTGGTACAACTAAATActataaacatggacattttcaGTTTTCAAATGGTTTGCGGTATGACATATTCGTATTCTGTCTTTATACATGAAAGAGTTAGCTCTCTGGCAGGTAgttatccattgtgacgtccctgttttgtgggcgcaattcacgtccttttctccgaaaagtatgacacAACGCTTGTAAACGCATGACGTCACAACCAATGCCTAACCGCAAGTGCGGTTAATTCTATAAATATAGACATGTAGGATTGTTACTGCCCGATGACTTACATATTTAGATTTGTATGCATGTACTTGTTGcgaaataatttatttgcaGAGATATATTGAAAGCGAAATAAACTGTTTTTTACCACACGAATATACCCACTTTGACATTATACAGTCAGCGTTAATACACAGATAATACACCACAACATCTCTGAATAACATTATTTGAGCGATGCACTATTAAAGCATTTCCGATTTACaagaaaaaattacaaaacttgAATTTCCATTTACGTTCATTCACCTGTCGTccaaattgtatatatattcttaACATGAAGTTTACCATTTAAAAAGGTATGCTGCTGTCATTGGAAATGGGTATTAGCTTATCTGAAAATCAACATGGCCACAAGCTATCGGTCCTTAGTAAGTATAGGGGAGTAATCTCCCTTGTTTCAAAAGTTGGCTACATATTGTTCCggagaaaataataatatacctAATTTATTGAAATGCTACAACAAATCTGACCTTTATACCAGGTATTGTAAGTTGACCCATAGTCTCCTTGTCAGCGCCAAATATCATGGCATTTAAAGCccctgtaatatataaaatttgattaagTTCATCACATTCTTTTATTGTTTCACATTAACTAGTAAATAATATTGACAAAAGGCGAGTTAAGATACTTAAAGATaatccaccgctgacaaatagtttttttaaacaggatcagaaaaaaaatattaatagaagctgatgtaaagtaagaaacttttgtaactgaagaaaaacactaattcgtctgctcatGCTTCttgcgatggagcatctttaatttatgTATACCCCAAAAACCAAATTTAAAACAGCTAACTcgttttcttgtttatatttaaaatcgcttttttattatttgaaccgcgtttataataataaatacagCTATACTAAAATTAGGTGTGTTACGACCCCAATCGaaaatcaaataatgaaatataaggATAACTGAACTTATAATTAGAACGTATATTCTTCTAAACACTTGACAATAGAGAGTTATTTATCATAGAATACTCCTGATAACCAGTAACTTCGTTTGATGTGCTATCTTTGCCTACGTAATAAAACCTGGAGCGATATCCATTGGGttgaaattcattgtgacgtcatgagatGACGTCAATAAACAATGACGCGACTTCAGGATTCGGAGATGCCGTGACAAAATAGCGATCTCCGATAAtttttttcaacacattttgacgtTGAAATTAATCGAAATGTAGATTGTTGTAgctatatgataaaaaatatcttatttgggtttatttcatatgatattCTACCAAAcatcaagttaaaataaaatatgaaattaacactCATTGAATATCCATATTTTCAAGTCTGCATAAGCATAATCACtgttttagttaattttcatatgcgctatattttttttagattttactTAAGCATTATCTCAAATAATTAACATCATCTGTCCCTGACCAAAATTATCTTCCTTATTATGATCGCAAAAATTTAGTTacgggtttttttttccataaaatCCCATTTGAAATGAACACTTGCTTTTAAATGTTCCgatatatattagtctatacaATGTTCATCATGGTATTCCGTCTTTTTATACTCAAGAGCTACATTTTGTACCCCCCTTGTGTGTAAGTgtatatccattgtgacgtcattttttgtgagcgaaactctCGTCGTTTTCCctaaaagtatgacgttacgctcgcgaACACATGACGTCTTGATCAATACCTACACAGCAGGGCAGATAgttctgtaatatacaaatagaAAATAAGTAACTAAAAGTGGTAGAAAAATAGGATAATATACCTTGTAGGGGAGCTGTTATACACTGTCCCAGGATTAATCCAAATACAGGTTCGCCTTCGTGTGTGACGTTTTGTATCCTGGTATAGAATTACacttcatttaagcattgaactgcattcagttggcaATTATTGGCGTATGAATGGCAACTGAACAGTGACGAATTTAATGAAGCGCACTATTAACGTACAATAGTTTCTCCATTCTATTTCGTCTCTTCTAAAAACCTTTAAAAGACAtcttgtatatattatgtatgttgTAAAACTAAGGGCTTTATACAACCTTGTGCCAAATAATTAGATATAATAAAACTATGTTTAAAATTTAACTATCGTTCTTTTCTAGTATCTTTATTACATAAATAGTATCGAACTACTCCGAACTAGTACTCACTATTACTATGaatatctaattatataataatgtatataaaaacgGAAAGACAATGCAGATTGAAATCACAGTTTAAATACTTTTTGACCAGAAGACACTCTTCCAGGTGAGAAAGTGAGTGAGAACGTTATGCATTTTATAATCTGTCTTTGGACAGCTATATATGAAGTTAAattgtttcaaatgaaaaaaaaactgttgaTTTACCTATTTATAAGTGGTATTATATTGATGAGTAAAAAGACCAGAGGATAAAAACGTAAAGCTGATATATCATTGCGCATCTGTGACTTTTTCTGTTCTATATCCGGGTCATACGTTCCATGCCAAGTCGACGCCTGGTGATCGaaacaacacaaaaattaaGTTAACTCATTCATTCCtgaaagacacatttaggctcttctacaTCAAAGGCTAGAACAAACCATTATTAATTTGCAGGGGTGAATATATTGATTGTGTACGTATTAGTAGCAGTCAATTATGTAGGGTTCAcgttataatgtataatataaactCATGTTGCCGTTTGCAACACTACTTCTCATTGGTTAAAACAGTTGCGTagtaatttatgaaaataaaggtCCACCAATCGATGATTATATCGGTGATCTAcgtttactgtaaaccaaacgTTTTTTTCACGTGCGATTATGTTTCTCGTATATCCGGATGTCGAGAAAATGACGCGAAAagattacaaacacatatacAGTAGAACCTTAAGAGTTGAAATCACCAAATTAAAAATCGAAGTGAAAAATCACtgcaaaataatttgtttaacagtaaatcttaaagatgctccactgcaaacagagcataaacgactCTCATCATTTGATCAATAATTTTACTCGTgcaaatatttaagcattaataTATCTTCCTATGGAATCTATGTTCTATATAACAGCCTTGACGACAATAGTATTGTCTGTAAagctggcatctatatagaccatagattccaTAGAAAGAtggttttataatatatttacattattaactcaTTCTGGGGTTTGTGCACTAACATTATCAAAGTTAAACCAGGAAAACGGTTTATCAACGACGCTTTAATCTACAAGATTGAACAGTCATTTTGACGGTGACCAGGCAGTTGACGTCACAACGTCAacattaatgacgtcataatggccatgttttgggtgtcagttataccccCATaaacttcactttgccttggtaaatttatatagtagaagtggcaagtgaatgtaaatatgtgtctaattcacccaaaatatgatataaaatccattcattttgtttttggttcATGTGCAATAATTACTCTATTCCATAAATGACATAGTGCCGTGGACTTTTAtttggcaattttttttttatgtaaaataggAAGCTCGCATTTTTCAATGTTAGTAATGGCGTAGTGgaagtaacatttgtaactgaacaaaaatactaattcgtctgcccCTGtttttttgatagaaaaataccattcgtcggtGGATCTCCTTTAATAGGGATAATACAATGTCTTGAGAAtaatatcttaaagatgctccaccacagacaaatggtattttttcactatcaaaaacaggagcagacgattgagtatttttcttcagttacaaaagttacgtatttacaccattaacacctttgaaaagtttgaggttCTAATTGTACTTCAAtgtaaagatatgaaaaataattaattgcatcccgaaaaaattccgtggcactatatcctatatggaatgaagtactgattgcgcatgcaccaaaggcaaaataaattattttatattagtttttgtgttaattagacagatatatacacgattacacaccaattattgttcaaatgatgaatatcatttatctctgtcggcgatggagcatctttaacaatgtCAAAAGGTAGAGTAACTATGAAGAGGTTTGTTCTTACCTTTTTGTTTAGcgtgtagactatatacaggtATGCTATTATCATGAAGAAGATACCAAGGAAAAGCGGAATATACCACCTAAAACAAAGAAACTGGACAAAATACCGATGGAATACACAACAGATTAATATAATGTCAATACTGGAACTAATTTTACAACCGAGTTGTTAATAGAGAATACGGAAGACAATCATTTGATAAATTCATGAACATTGATTATTTCAAATCaactatacatgtgtatttttttcttatgtCTTTGGAACTAATTCCTGtgccatgtgatacctgatgaCTTTTATGCTGAACTTTTCCGTCtttccatattacagagttatctccctggCGGGTCGGTATCACTACTTTTCCGAAAAGGttgttaatttttaaaatggaaatatatgtaacaatgtataaaattttgtagAGTTGAAAATGTTGTCAGTTTACTGTtgataatacatttattatactTCTGAACAgttcaatcaaaataaattacatgttaAATTTTATAACGCGTTAGGTTTCCCACCGTCGATCTAAATCATCGCGTGCTAATTGACTtccactgcgccagacggcaaaacagtgaatTGAATTTTCTGCTAACATAGTTTACGCAGGAAAACTTGCatttatttggtgttgtaacttcatcttATGGGTTTATCGATATACACTTCTGAATTTATGCTTGTTCTTAAGAAACATCATGTCTTTAACATATCTTAGATATTAAAAGTATCGATCGATTGAAAATATGCAGTCGGTACTTTTTTAGGACACGATGTTTGCGCGATTTCACTCGGCGCCGCTGTAGTTTCAAAACTTTGATCTGCAAAGTAAGAAGTCAGTGATTGGTGCATCACACAATTACACATTCTAATCTTATCGTGAAATTTGAAGAACTTTAAATCGCGATTTTTACCTGCAAGAATTACCGTATTGCCGGCTAATTTCGCAAGTCAAAATTTTCGTGATTTGCATGAAAAACGGAAAGAATCAaatttttacaaatcatattttCGCGATATCGCAATATCAGGATATTTAATATTCGTGTTCTCACTACATGTCCCCGATGTCAAATTATCATCAGCTGAATACCTACAGGAAGACGGAACACTTAAATAAAAACTGAAGACTTACAGGAAGAataaacacttacagaaagagTCTTACCAAATCCCACGCATCAGCGATCCAGCTGTCAACAAAGGTCATCaaagaaatacatttatatcagtTTCCTtcataacaaaaaac
It encodes:
- the LOC138308052 gene encoding cyclic AMP receptor-like protein A isoform X1 — encoded protein: MAGNSSIGNSSDYCLLFPRTPQYCDILIYTRGISGVLSLIGSSFVLTMTWLFRRYAAFVQRMIVYLSVSAFFHAISFMMGGIYPLGPACVFKGFWVTYFHWAVLLWDVHITCNLFWNVVKMESLEKFEKIFCINCWGIPLLIALVPLFAGRYGPAGAWCWIADAWDLVRLFLWYIPLFLGIFFMIIAYLYIVYTLNKKASTWHGTYDPDIEQKKSQMRNDISALRFYPLVFLLINIIPLINRIQNVTHEGEPVFGLILGQCITAPLQGALNAMIFGADKETMGQLTIPGIKMALQTRFNKKALIREYVIEEDITVAAPSGGRNNTTDIADSHI
- the LOC138308052 gene encoding cyclic AMP receptor-like protein A isoform X2, with translation MAGNSSIGNSSDYCLLFPRTPQYCDILIYTRGISGVLSLIGSSFVLTMTWLFRRYAAFVQGGIYPLGPACVFKGFWVTYFHWAVLLWDVHITCNLFWNVVKMESLEKFEKIFCINCWGIPLLIALVPLFAGRYGPAGAWCWIADAWDLVRLFLWYIPLFLGIFFMIIAYLYIVYTLNKKASTWHGTYDPDIEQKKSQMRNDISALRFYPLVFLLINIIPLINRIQNVTHEGEPVFGLILGQCITAPLQGALNAMIFGADKETMGQLTIPGIKMALQTRFNKKALIREYVIEEDITVAAPSGGRNNTTDIADSHI
- the LOC138308052 gene encoding cyclic AMP receptor-like protein A isoform X3, with the translated sequence MIVYLSVSAFFHAISFMMGGIYPLGPACVFKGFWVTYFHWAVLLWDVHITCNLFWNVVKMESLEKFEKIFCINCWGIPLLIALVPLFAGRYGPAGAWCWIADAWDLVRLFLWYIPLFLGIFFMIIAYLYIVYTLNKKASTWHGTYDPDIEQKKSQMRNDISALRFYPLVFLLINIIPLINRIQNVTHEGEPVFGLILGQCITAPLQGALNAMIFGADKETMGQLTIPGIKMALQTRFNKKALIREYVIEEDITVAAPSGGRNNTTDIADSHI